The following are encoded in a window of Brevinema andersonii genomic DNA:
- a CDS encoding S41 family peptidase, with the protein MNKYFSFKYKIIFVCSLVIAFCFGIILGNFNKDTANGSLFGNESTRDEGYFRYYNMFRETYKILQNEFVDPQKTDAQTLLSGAIKGMLQSTGDPYTDFLSPEIAKEFTVNIQASFYGVGIRLDSRNGLTVVAPIAGTPAAEASIQPGDQIIEIDGTSTKDMTSLEAVNLIRGKLGTPVSLTLLRPGVLQSFTVTLKRAKIEINTVEYTVITNGVDKIGYIKLIEFSEPTAKEFEKALKDLIKQNPTALILDVRNNPGGLLTSVAYITDLVLQRGLIVYTKGRTQNENFEYRATPKNTLLKEDLPIGILINQGSASASEILAGALQDTKRGIIIGKKSFGKGSVQKTRELPDHSILKYTVAKYYTPAGKTIEGIGLEPDIEVDMWFDTLDEREKTAIIQLQLTNLIPEFLKTNNTPNPVDLTNFYYLLTNEGFIIKFNSMNSLIRQHQRINSTDVYDLISDNQLQKAIQAVTKDFSQYKTNVQYFETIVEKDK; encoded by the coding sequence ATGAATAAATACTTTTCATTTAAATATAAAATTATATTTGTCTGTTCGCTTGTTATAGCATTTTGTTTCGGGATTATTTTAGGAAATTTTAACAAAGATACTGCTAATGGTAGTTTATTCGGTAATGAATCGACACGTGATGAAGGATATTTTCGTTATTACAATATGTTTCGCGAAACATACAAAATCTTACAGAATGAATTTGTTGATCCTCAAAAAACTGATGCACAAACATTATTAAGCGGTGCTATCAAAGGTATGCTGCAATCTACAGGTGATCCTTATACAGATTTTCTTTCACCTGAAATAGCAAAAGAGTTCACTGTTAATATCCAAGCATCCTTTTATGGAGTAGGGATTCGGTTAGATAGTCGTAATGGATTAACTGTAGTCGCTCCAATCGCAGGTACACCTGCTGCAGAAGCCAGTATACAACCTGGAGACCAAATTATTGAGATAGATGGTACCAGTACAAAAGATATGACTTCATTAGAAGCAGTAAATCTTATTCGTGGGAAGTTGGGAACTCCTGTTTCGCTTACACTTTTAAGGCCTGGAGTTCTTCAAAGTTTTACTGTTACATTAAAGCGTGCTAAAATTGAAATTAATACTGTTGAATATACGGTTATTACCAATGGTGTAGATAAAATTGGTTATATAAAACTCATAGAATTCAGTGAACCTACAGCTAAGGAATTCGAAAAAGCCTTAAAAGATCTGATAAAACAAAACCCTACAGCCTTAATTCTTGATGTAAGGAATAATCCCGGAGGACTTCTAACTAGTGTTGCTTATATTACAGATCTAGTACTTCAAAGAGGACTTATAGTATATACGAAAGGACGTACCCAAAATGAAAATTTCGAATATCGGGCCACTCCAAAGAATACTCTTTTAAAAGAAGATCTTCCTATTGGTATTTTGATTAATCAAGGCAGTGCATCAGCATCAGAAATTTTAGCAGGAGCCCTGCAAGATACTAAGCGAGGAATTATTATTGGAAAAAAAAGTTTCGGCAAAGGCTCTGTACAAAAAACTCGTGAATTACCAGACCATTCTATATTGAAATATACTGTAGCAAAATATTATACACCAGCTGGGAAAACAATTGAAGGTATTGGATTGGAACCAGATATTGAAGTGGATATGTGGTTTGATACATTAGATGAGAGAGAAAAAACAGCTATTATACAGCTTCAATTAACCAATTTAATACCAGAATTCTTGAAAACTAATAATACACCTAATCCGGTCGATCTCACTAATTTCTATTATCTTTTAACAAATGAAGGATTTATTATTAAATTTAATTCAATGAATTCTTTGATTCGCCAGCACCAAAGAATTAACTCTACTGATGTATATGATTTGATATCTGATAATCAATTACAAAAAGCAATCCAAGCAGTAACAAAGGATTTTTCGCAATATAAAACAAATGTTCAATATTTCGAGACGATTGTAGAAAAGGACAAGTAA
- a CDS encoding LptA/OstA family protein has translation MQKLYKFFIYFSYVAVSISLFGNSSSEKITLPVAISAGKSNFKAKLNQLFLETAYGKRPTLSRGPTIFVSDIMIYDENKGIGYAYGNLRFADINDRIFMSAQEGTYYAKEEKIILRKVPEILVEQSEFISTRINGKIITVYPNEYYIHVQGNIEIDDGETLISGKQAQIWTKKDRMIVSGDVQAETSEQILTTDRLNVQFKNGSLDYYTAIGNVKAISKVDRFTLLSQFLTYRHTNGFFRATDEPSIYFHEQETIAHANVIEYYRETQEGSLLGDVITLQGDKSQKAFSRWALYSGKENKIRMLGNPRLEQNSSQLFGTEIIVNIDSNNMEILGGGRGFLDRLTQ, from the coding sequence TTTTCTTACGTTGCGGTTTCTATATCTTTATTTGGCAATTCTAGTAGTGAAAAAATAACACTACCTGTTGCTATCTCTGCAGGTAAGAGCAATTTTAAAGCAAAATTAAATCAGTTATTTCTTGAGACTGCTTATGGAAAGCGTCCTACCCTAAGTCGAGGCCCTACTATATTTGTTTCTGATATAATGATTTATGATGAAAATAAAGGTATTGGTTATGCTTACGGTAATTTAAGATTTGCAGATATCAATGATAGAATTTTCATGTCAGCTCAAGAAGGTACTTATTATGCAAAAGAAGAAAAAATTATTTTAAGAAAAGTCCCCGAAATTTTAGTGGAGCAAAGTGAATTTATTTCTACCCGCATTAATGGAAAAATTATTACAGTATATCCTAACGAATATTATATTCACGTGCAAGGCAACATTGAAATTGACGATGGAGAAACATTGATTTCTGGCAAGCAAGCTCAAATTTGGACAAAAAAAGACCGAATGATCGTATCGGGAGATGTACAGGCAGAAACTTCTGAACAAATTTTGACTACAGATCGATTAAATGTCCAATTTAAAAACGGAAGTTTAGATTATTACACAGCTATTGGTAACGTAAAAGCTATAAGCAAAGTGGATCGGTTTACTTTATTAAGCCAGTTCCTTACTTATAGACATACAAACGGATTTTTTCGAGCTACGGATGAACCTTCAATATATTTTCATGAACAAGAAACAATTGCACATGCAAATGTGATTGAGTATTATCGAGAAACTCAAGAAGGTAGTCTCTTAGGTGATGTTATCACTTTGCAAGGAGATAAAAGCCAAAAAGCTTTTTCTCGATGGGCTTTGTATAGCGGTAAGGAAAATAAAATACGTATGTTGGGTAACCCGAGACTGGAACAAAATTCTTCTCAGTTATTTGGTACCGAAATTATTGTTAATATCGATTCAAACAATATGGAAATTTTAGGCGGTGGCCGCGGATTTCTTGATAGATTAACCCAATAA
- a CDS encoding TrmB family transcriptional regulator, which produces MVNQDPNFFVNRFEELGLSRNEALVYVALLKNHPVTGYKLAKDSGILRPVVYEMLARLAEKGGVRIVKSNPEQYSPISPDSFLSSLERRFTDAKYSLIEDLKQYQNEDEEVENDDFWNIIGRDTILSNIQEMIEKAKKNIFFYVNNCLYTKPLIDVLSKKVASGIKVIGFSYRSIIVPGAEIYSFMIKDSIVYNFIPDDRILFSIDQKYSIIADMDEGKASQSMRPVQVETTTDFIKMKISLYRLMQVMDSTKLSLYLFEEDKKILDILKAQD; this is translated from the coding sequence ATGGTAAATCAAGATCCTAATTTTTTTGTTAATCGTTTTGAAGAACTAGGCTTAAGTAGAAATGAAGCATTAGTTTATGTTGCTTTATTAAAAAATCATCCAGTAACAGGCTATAAACTCGCAAAAGATAGTGGAATATTGCGACCAGTAGTCTATGAAATGTTAGCAAGACTTGCAGAGAAAGGAGGCGTACGTATTGTGAAATCCAACCCGGAACAATATAGCCCTATATCTCCGGATAGTTTTTTGTCTAGCTTGGAAAGACGTTTTACTGATGCCAAATATTCCTTAATCGAGGATTTAAAACAATATCAAAATGAAGATGAAGAAGTAGAAAATGATGATTTTTGGAATATTATAGGTCGAGATACTATTTTATCAAATATTCAAGAAATGATTGAAAAGGCAAAAAAAAATATTTTTTTTTATGTTAATAATTGCCTATATACAAAGCCTTTGATAGATGTTTTATCAAAAAAAGTTGCGTCAGGGATTAAAGTCATAGGGTTTTCTTACCGTTCTATTATTGTTCCTGGAGCAGAAATATATTCTTTTATGATCAAAGATTCGATAGTTTATAATTTCATACCTGACGATAGAATATTATTTAGTATAGATCAAAAATATTCTATTATTGCAGATATGGATGAAGGAAAAGCATCACAAAGCATGCGTCCCGTACAAGTAGAAACAACTACTGATTTCATAAAAATGAAAATATCATTATATCGACTTATGCAGGTTATGGATTCAACAAAATTATCACTTTATCTTTTTGAGGAAGATAAAAAAATTTTAGATATTCTTAAGGCTCAAGATTAA
- the lptB gene encoding LPS export ABC transporter ATP-binding protein: MSIQIENAPSYNLSGLTANNLRKSYGKKLVVQGISLFVQPGEIVGLLGPNGAGKTTTFSMLVGLLRPNEGEVLLDGENITRFRMFQRARKGIGYLPQELSIFRRLTVEDNIRAVLEIRGLEKKEINDTVENLLTELGLHRVRKQLGYTLSGGEKRRCEVARILAIKPRFLLMDEPFTGIDPIAIAEIQRLVLELRSKWGLGILITDHNVRETLKIVDRAYICYDGKILVSGSTQDLIENEEARRTYLGSDFTM, translated from the coding sequence ATGAGTATCCAGATAGAAAATGCTCCTTCTTATAACTTATCCGGGTTGACAGCAAATAATCTTCGAAAATCTTACGGAAAAAAATTAGTTGTTCAGGGTATTTCTTTATTTGTTCAGCCTGGTGAAATTGTTGGCCTTTTAGGCCCAAACGGAGCTGGTAAAACTACTACATTTAGTATGTTAGTCGGATTATTACGTCCCAATGAAGGGGAAGTTCTTTTGGATGGTGAAAATATTACACGTTTTCGAATGTTTCAACGTGCACGCAAGGGTATTGGGTATCTTCCTCAAGAATTGTCAATCTTTAGACGTCTGACTGTAGAAGATAATATTCGAGCTGTTCTTGAAATTCGAGGACTTGAAAAAAAAGAAATTAATGATACAGTAGAGAATCTTTTAACAGAATTAGGATTACATCGTGTGAGAAAGCAATTAGGATATACCTTATCAGGAGGAGAAAAAAGGAGATGTGAGGTAGCAAGAATTTTAGCAATTAAACCAAGATTTTTATTAATGGACGAGCCTTTTACTGGCATTGATCCTATTGCTATTGCTGAAATACAGCGATTGGTACTTGAATTGAGAAGTAAATGGGGATTAGGGATTCTCATTACTGATCATAATGTTCGTGAAACTTTAAAAATAGTAGATCGAGCTTATATTTGTTATGATGGTAAGATCCTAGTCAGTGGATCAACACAAGATCTAATAGAAAATGAAGAAGCACGCCGTACATACTTAGGTAGTGATTTTACTATGTAA
- the trxA gene encoding thioredoxin codes for MSNLVLDVNDNIFQAEVIESELPVLVDFWAPWCAPCRMVAPFIDQVAKEYEGKLKVVKCNIDENPKTPSQYSVTSIPTLCLFKQGQNVQTNVGALPLAQIKAFIDKNL; via the coding sequence ATGTCAAATTTAGTATTAGATGTTAACGATAACATATTTCAAGCAGAAGTAATCGAATCAGAATTGCCCGTACTTGTAGATTTTTGGGCTCCTTGGTGTGCACCATGCCGTATGGTTGCTCCTTTTATCGATCAAGTGGCTAAAGAATATGAAGGAAAATTGAAAGTCGTTAAATGCAATATTGATGAAAACCCAAAAACCCCTTCACAATACAGTGTGACCAGTATTCCCACATTATGCTTATTCAAACAAGGTCAAAACGTACAAACTAATGTTGGTGCATTACCTTTAGCCCAAATAAAGGCATTTATTGACAAAAATTTATAA
- a CDS encoding PTS transporter subunit EIIC produces MFKEFQKIGKSFMLPIAVLPAAGLLLGIGGALSNTNIIGQCSFSNQFWLQGIFKVMAASRETIFANLAILLCIGIVIGLAQKDKGTVALSAAAAFLVMNTSIKGMIAAFNPDGNPIDTGVTGAIVMGLLVSHLHNRFHQIQLPSILGFFSRLRFVLIVSSFAAMVVGFLFFLIWPIFQSGLINTGRYIAKLGPFGPFLYGFLLRLTGAVGLHHMIYPLFWLTELGGVEQVAGTTVIGAQNIFFSQLADPNHSGIFTEGKRFFVGRFGTMIFGLPTVADNKKAQTAGLFLSAAATSFITGIIEPIEFMFLFVTPLLYILHAFFDGFSFFVADILNISIGNTFSGGLIDFLLPGVLQGNTTTNWILVPIVGVFWFMLYFFSFKYLIKVFNIMTPGRELDSEEIRVITKDSLQQTATDVLAALGGKENIDDVDACITRLRVNVKNISKVNQEKKSLGATAVLEVHNSIQAIFGAMADPLKQRINNILENSGEAL; encoded by the coding sequence GTGTTTAAAGAGTTTCAGAAAATTGGAAAATCATTTATGTTACCTATAGCAGTCCTGCCAGCTGCAGGGTTATTATTAGGAATTGGCGGAGCATTGTCCAATACAAATATTATTGGACAATGCTCGTTTTCAAACCAGTTTTGGCTACAAGGCATTTTCAAAGTAATGGCTGCATCCAGGGAAACTATTTTTGCTAATTTAGCTATTCTATTATGCATAGGAATCGTCATTGGCCTTGCCCAAAAAGACAAAGGGACAGTTGCTTTATCTGCTGCTGCAGCCTTTTTGGTAATGAACACTTCTATTAAAGGAATGATTGCTGCCTTTAACCCTGACGGCAACCCTATCGATACCGGAGTGACCGGAGCTATTGTTATGGGGTTATTGGTTTCACACCTTCACAATAGATTTCATCAGATCCAACTTCCTAGCATTTTAGGATTTTTTAGTAGATTGCGTTTTGTGCTTATTGTTTCTTCTTTTGCAGCAATGGTCGTAGGATTTTTGTTTTTTTTGATCTGGCCTATTTTCCAAAGTGGGTTGATCAATACAGGTCGGTATATTGCTAAGCTTGGACCTTTTGGACCATTTTTATATGGTTTTTTATTAAGATTAACGGGAGCTGTTGGACTTCATCATATGATTTATCCTTTGTTTTGGCTGACAGAATTAGGTGGAGTAGAACAAGTTGCAGGAACAACTGTCATCGGGGCACAAAATATCTTTTTTTCTCAATTAGCAGACCCTAATCACTCCGGAATTTTTACTGAAGGTAAACGATTTTTTGTAGGACGTTTTGGCACTATGATATTTGGGTTGCCAACAGTAGCAGACAATAAAAAAGCTCAAACTGCAGGATTATTTTTGAGTGCAGCTGCAACTTCATTTATTACCGGCATCATAGAACCAATAGAATTTATGTTTTTATTTGTTACTCCCTTGCTATATATTTTGCATGCTTTTTTTGATGGGTTTTCTTTCTTTGTTGCGGATATTCTTAATATTTCTATTGGAAATACATTTTCGGGTGGTCTTATAGATTTTCTGCTTCCCGGTGTTCTTCAAGGTAATACAACAACTAATTGGATACTGGTTCCGATTGTTGGTGTTTTTTGGTTTATGCTTTATTTCTTTAGTTTTAAATATCTGATTAAAGTTTTTAATATTATGACTCCTGGACGCGAGCTTGATTCGGAAGAAATAAGAGTCATCACTAAAGATTCACTTCAGCAAACTGCAACTGATGTACTTGCTGCGCTTGGAGGAAAAGAAAATATCGATGATGTAGATGCTTGTATTACACGCTTGAGAGTAAATGTTAAGAATATATCAAAAGTAAACCAAGAAAAAAAATCACTTGGAGCTACCGCGGTTTTAGAAGTCCATAACAGTATACAAGCTATTTTTGGAGCTATGGCTGATCCTCTAAAACAAAGAATCAATAATATACTCGAAAATTCAGGGGAAGCTTTATGA
- the accD gene encoding acetyl-CoA carboxylase, carboxyltransferase subunit beta encodes MNWLNKIGKKNKNDNLWYKCTECNHVVSIEDFEQNAYVCEKCHYHQRITAYERIQLLLDANSFVETNADLLSVDMLNFFDGTTYYTNKLKESRQKNELKDAIITGRGKINNLPVHIAVMDFGFMGGSMGSVVGEKITRTIEDATKDQTPLIIVCASGGARMQEGILSLMQMAKTAAALGRFSEAGGLYIPVLTNPTTGGVTASFAMLGDFILAESKALIGFAGPRVISQTIKQKLPEGFQRAEFLQEHGFVDIVVDRIDLKQIIDQLITFTN; translated from the coding sequence ATGAATTGGTTAAATAAAATAGGGAAAAAAAATAAAAATGACAACTTATGGTATAAATGTACTGAATGTAATCATGTTGTATCTATAGAGGATTTTGAACAAAATGCTTATGTATGTGAAAAATGCCATTATCATCAACGAATCACCGCATACGAACGTATTCAACTACTTCTGGATGCAAACAGTTTTGTTGAAACAAATGCAGATTTATTATCTGTTGATATGTTGAATTTTTTTGATGGTACAACATATTATACAAATAAACTAAAAGAATCCCGACAGAAAAATGAACTTAAAGATGCAATTATTACAGGGAGGGGTAAGATAAATAATCTTCCTGTCCATATAGCTGTGATGGATTTTGGCTTTATGGGTGGTAGTATGGGATCAGTAGTCGGTGAAAAAATTACACGAACAATTGAAGATGCCACTAAAGACCAAACTCCTTTAATTATTGTATGTGCATCAGGGGGAGCTCGTATGCAGGAAGGTATTCTTTCGCTTATGCAAATGGCTAAAACAGCAGCAGCATTAGGGAGATTTTCTGAAGCTGGTGGTTTATACATTCCTGTGCTCACAAATCCAACTACAGGAGGGGTAACTGCTTCTTTTGCAATGCTTGGTGATTTTATTTTAGCGGAGTCAAAAGCATTAATAGGGTTTGCTGGACCACGTGTCATTTCGCAAACAATCAAACAAAAACTTCCTGAAGGCTTTCAAAGAGCTGAATTTCTGCAAGAACATGGATTTGTCGATATTGTGGTAGATCGTATAGACCTAAAACAAATAATTGATCAACTTATTACGTTTACGAATTGA
- a CDS encoding enoyl-ACP reductase FabI: MLLKGKIALVTGVANDRSIAYAIAKQYREQGAIVILSYQGEKLKERVQSIAQDLGIEHIFEVDATDQTQVKNMFEEINKKYNGLDIIIHSIAFARKEELQGGISESSEEGFLLAQQISAYTLISLARYGAPLMEKRGGGSISALTYIGSTRAMPNYNAMGVAKASLEAIVRYLALELGHKNIRVNSISPGPINTLAARGITGFKDMYKGALDSQLIKRNISPEDVAGTAVFLASDLSTMVTGMIIFVDGGFHCGTSFNLEP, from the coding sequence ATGCTGTTGAAAGGAAAAATTGCTTTAGTAACAGGGGTTGCTAATGATAGATCTATTGCTTATGCTATTGCAAAACAGTATAGAGAGCAGGGTGCTATTGTCATTTTAAGCTATCAAGGTGAAAAACTTAAAGAAAGGGTTCAATCTATTGCCCAAGATTTAGGAATTGAGCATATTTTTGAAGTTGATGCTACTGATCAAACACAAGTAAAAAATATGTTTGAAGAAATTAATAAAAAATATAATGGACTTGATATAATTATTCATTCTATTGCATTTGCTCGAAAGGAAGAGCTTCAAGGTGGAATCTCTGAATCGTCGGAAGAAGGGTTTTTATTAGCTCAGCAGATATCGGCTTATACTTTAATTTCATTAGCACGTTATGGAGCCCCTTTAATGGAAAAAAGAGGTGGAGGTTCTATTTCTGCACTTACTTACATTGGTTCGACACGTGCTATGCCAAACTATAATGCAATGGGTGTTGCAAAAGCATCTCTTGAGGCTATTGTACGTTATTTAGCCCTAGAATTAGGGCATAAAAATATCAGAGTCAATTCTATTTCTCCCGGTCCTATTAATACGCTTGCAGCAAGAGGAATTACAGGATTTAAGGATATGTATAAAGGGGCACTAGATAGCCAGCTGATTAAAAGAAATATTTCTCCTGAAGATGTTGCAGGAACTGCTGTATTTTTAGCTTCTGATTTAAGTACTATGGTAACAGGAATGATTATTTTTGTTGATGGAGGATTTCATTGTGGTACTAGCTTTAATCTTGAGCCTTAA